A single region of the Buchnera aphidicola (Formosaphis micheliae) genome encodes:
- a CDS encoding peptide chain release factor 3: MDKNKINSSLIEEIKKRRTFAIVSHPDAGKSTITEQILLFSNIIRAAGTIKARGSGKHITSDWMQIEKKRGISITGSAMQFNYKCFLINLLDTPGHEDFSEDTYRIITAVDCCLMIIDAAKGVEERTKKLINIARLRNTPIITFINKLDRDSKNPIELFDDVEKKLKISCIPITWPINCGRLFKGVYHLKDGITCIYKKHIMYNLVKTQIVNIPNLYNSLLDKYIGIDEVKTLREDIELINQCCLKFNHTNFLNGAITPVFFGSALNGFGVRHILQALINWGPCPTYRKTNCRIVYPNEDNFSGFIFKIQANMDSKHRDRIAFMRIVSGKYYQGMRLRHVRTGKYFILNDAVVFLARDRFLISNAYPGDIIGIYNHGTIRIGDTFTEGELINFISISNFLPELFRCIRLKNPLKQKQLLKGLTQLSEEGMIQIFRPLLNNNIILGVIGELQFEVVSDRLHQEYKIEAVYEYVNIFTVRWISCIDINIISQFKLNNSSNLAVDCNNNLIYLAPSMVNLNIISARYPEIIFSKKREYH; the protein is encoded by the coding sequence ATGGATAAAAATAAAATAAATTCTAGTTTAATTGAAGAAATTAAAAAAAGAAGAACATTTGCGATTGTTTCTCATCCTGATGCAGGTAAGTCAACTATTACTGAACAAATATTATTATTTAGTAATATTATAAGGGCAGCCGGTACTATTAAAGCAAGAGGATCTGGTAAACATATAACATCTGATTGGATGCAAATTGAAAAGAAGAGAGGAATTTCTATTACTGGGTCTGCAATGCAATTTAATTATAAATGTTTTTTGATTAATTTGTTAGATACACCTGGTCATGAAGATTTTTCAGAAGATACATATCGTATTATTACTGCTGTAGATTGTTGTTTAATGATTATAGATGCCGCTAAAGGAGTAGAAGAAAGAACAAAAAAATTAATAAATATTGCTAGACTAAGAAATACTCCAATAATTACTTTTATTAATAAATTAGATAGAGATTCAAAAAATCCTATAGAGTTATTTGATGATGTTGAAAAGAAATTAAAAATATCTTGTATTCCTATTACTTGGCCAATAAATTGTGGTAGATTATTTAAAGGAGTATATCATTTAAAAGATGGTATTACTTGTATATATAAAAAACATATTATGTATAATTTAGTTAAAACACAAATAGTGAATATACCAAATTTATATAATTCTTTATTAGACAAATATATTGGAATAGATGAAGTAAAAACATTACGTGAAGATATAGAGTTAATTAATCAGTGTTGTTTAAAATTTAATCATACTAATTTTTTAAATGGTGCTATTACTCCAGTTTTTTTTGGTAGTGCTTTAAATGGTTTTGGCGTACGTCATATTTTACAAGCTTTAATTAATTGGGGGCCATGTCCTACATATCGGAAAACTAATTGTAGAATTGTATATCCAAATGAAGATAATTTTTCTGGTTTTATTTTTAAAATACAAGCGAATATGGATTCTAAACATAGAGATAGAATTGCTTTTATGAGAATAGTATCTGGAAAATATTATCAAGGTATGCGATTAAGACATGTTCGTACAGGAAAGTATTTTATATTAAATGATGCGGTAGTTTTTTTAGCTAGAGATAGATTTTTAATAAGTAATGCTTATCCTGGAGATATTATAGGGATATATAATCATGGTACAATAAGGATAGGTGATACTTTTACTGAAGGAGAATTAATAAATTTTATAAGTATTTCTAATTTTTTACCTGAATTATTCCGTTGTATTAGATTAAAAAATCCATTAAAACAAAAGCAATTATTAAAAGGGTTAACACAATTATCAGAAGAAGGTATGATTCAAATATTTCGTCCATTATTGAATAATAATATAATTTTAGGTGTGATAGGGGAATTACAATTTGAAGTGGTCTCAGATAGATTACATCAGGAATATAAAATAGAAGCTGTTTATGAGTATGTCAATATTTTTACAGTAAGATGGATTTCTTGTATAGATATTAATATAATATCACAATTTAAATTAAATAATTCGTCTAATTTGGCTGTAGATTGTAATAATAATTTAATTTATCTTGCTCCAAGTATGGTTAATTTAAATATTATATCAGCTCGTTATCCAGAAATAATTTTTTCTAAAAAGCGAGAATATCATTAG
- a CDS encoding NifU family protein — MINISKVAQKHFEKLLLKQKSETHIRIFITNPGTLMAECGISYYDNTEIKQNDVEIKFNNFNVYIDKSDVCYLKDVKIDIKIEGANSHITLIAPFAKRHPNQNELSLHERIQLFFNKNINPYLSQHGGKVNLVEITNIGYIVIQFSGGCNGCSMVGTTIREGIEKKILLAFPEVKGVIDNTVHQSGQHSYY, encoded by the coding sequence ATGATTAATATTTCTAAAGTTGCACAAAAACATTTTGAAAAATTATTATTGAAACAAAAATCGGAAACACATATTCGTATTTTTATAACTAATCCAGGTACGTTAATGGCAGAATGTGGTATTTCATATTATGATAACACTGAAATTAAACAGAATGATGTAGAAATTAAATTTAATAATTTTAATGTATATATTGATAAATCAGATGTTTGTTATTTAAAAGATGTAAAAATTGATATTAAAATAGAAGGTGCTAACTCTCATATTACTCTAATTGCTCCGTTTGCTAAACGCCATCCTAACCAAAATGAATTATCTTTACATGAACGTATTCAATTATTTTTTAATAAAAATATTAATCCATATTTATCTCAACATGGTGGTAAAGTAAATTTAGTAGAAATTACAAATATTGGATATATTGTAATACAATTTAGTGGTGGTTGTAATGGATGTTCTATGGTTGGTACCACTATAAGAGAAGGAATAGAGAAAAAAATATTACTTGCTTTTCCTGAAGTAAAAGGTGTGATAGATAATACTGTTCATCAATCTGGTCAACATTCTTATTATTAA
- the bioH gene encoding pimeloyl-ACP methyl ester esterase BioH, translated as MNNLYWEKTGFGNIDLILLHGWGFNIKVWNNIIPLINPYFTLYLVDLPGYGHSNNCLAIKINDIIQILSDYMPNNAIWLGWSLGGLITNYITIYGSKNIKAIINVASSPCLIEKPQWPGINTTKLYNFYIDLRDNYSTTISRFIDTQTNNIYFSKQYNLKLKKNILTYPYPNLLALKEGYNIISQLDLRKDMLKINIPILGIYGYLDILIPKNIANILDKKLLNSHSITLKKSAHAPFISQPKKFCQHLLEFKKKFFK; from the coding sequence ATGAATAATTTATACTGGGAAAAAACAGGATTTGGAAATATAGATTTAATTTTGTTACATGGATGGGGATTTAATATTAAAGTATGGAATAATATAATACCATTGATAAATCCTTATTTTACTTTATATTTAGTAGATTTACCTGGATATGGACATAGTAATAATTGTTTAGCAATAAAAATAAACGATATTATTCAAATATTATCTGATTATATGCCAAATAATGCCATTTGGTTAGGATGGTCTTTAGGTGGTTTAATTACAAATTATATAACTATTTATGGCAGCAAAAACATAAAAGCTATAATAAATGTAGCTTCTTCTCCTTGTCTAATAGAAAAACCACAATGGCCTGGCATTAATACTACTAAACTATATAATTTTTATATTGATTTAAGAGACAATTATTCAACAACTATTTCTAGATTTATCGATACACAAACAAATAATATTTATTTTTCTAAACAATATAATTTAAAATTAAAAAAAAATATATTAACCTACCCATATCCAAATTTATTAGCATTAAAAGAAGGTTATAATATAATTAGTCAACTTGATTTACGGAAAGACATGTTAAAAATAAACATACCTATCCTTGGAATATATGGATATCTTGACATTTTAATTCCAAAAAATATAGCAAATATTCTAGATAAAAAATTATTAAATAGTCACTCTATTACACTAAAAAAATCAGCTCATGCACCTTTTATTTCACAACCTAAAAAATTTTGTCAACATTTATTAGAATTCAAAAAAAAATTTTTCAAATAA
- the ssb gene encoding single-stranded DNA-binding protein, with the protein MASRGINKVILVGNLGQDPEVRYMPNGSAVANITLATSETWKDKNTGIMKEKTEWHRVVLFGKLAEIAREYLRKGAQVYIEGCLQTRKWKDQNGIDRYTTEIIVNISGTMHMLGHRNTSNVTTSNNDIQNNQNNLLEKNKLKNNNVINNDNILTPFHKNDESIHEEASQVNFDDDDIPF; encoded by the coding sequence ATGGCAAGTAGAGGAATTAATAAAGTTATTCTTGTAGGTAATTTAGGACAAGATCCAGAAGTTCGTTATATGCCAAATGGTAGCGCTGTAGCTAATATTACATTAGCAACTTCAGAAACATGGAAAGATAAAAATACTGGGATTATGAAGGAAAAAACGGAATGGCATCGGGTAGTTTTATTCGGTAAATTAGCAGAAATTGCTAGAGAATATTTAAGAAAAGGTGCTCAAGTATATATTGAAGGCTGTTTACAAACGAGAAAATGGAAAGATCAAAATGGTATCGATAGATATACTACAGAAATAATAGTAAACATTAGTGGAACGATGCATATGTTAGGACATAGAAATACTAGTAATGTTACAACATCTAATAATGATATTCAAAATAATCAAAATAATTTATTAGAAAAAAATAAATTAAAGAATAATAATGTTATAAATAATGATAATATATTAACACCTTTTCATAAAAATGATGAATCTATTCATGAAGAAGCATCTCAAGTTAATTTTGATGATGATGACATACCTTTTTAA
- the dnaB gene encoding replicative DNA helicase — protein MSENKFDKKKIKENYTHTFKIPPHSLEAEQSVLGGLMLDNERWDTVSERIVADDFFSLPHRLIFREMQKLLDLGNPIDLITLSESLEQKGKLDSVGRFSYLAELSKNTPSTANITAYADIVRERAIVREMILVANKIANAGYYPQGRNSEELLDYAESSVFKIAEKRYKKDVGPKNIEQILTLTIENIEKLFQNPHDGITGINTGYQDLNKKTSGLQRSDLIIIAARPSMGKTTFAMNLCENSAMIYDKPVLIFSLEMPVEQIMIRMLASLSRVNQANIRTGQLTDEDWSRISSTMNILLKKKNMYIDDSSGLTPSEIRSRARRIYRENNGLSLIMVDYLQLMRVPSLSDNRTLEIAEISRSLKSLAKELQVPVIALSQLNRSLEQRSDKRPINSDLRESGSLEQDADLIMFIYRDEVYHADSDLKGIAEIIIGKQRNGPIGSIRLTFNGHWSRFDNYSGTQYNEE, from the coding sequence ATGTCAGAAAATAAATTTGATAAAAAAAAAATTAAAGAAAATTACACACATACATTTAAAATACCTCCTCATTCGTTAGAAGCAGAACAATCTGTATTAGGAGGATTAATGTTAGATAACGAACGATGGGATACCGTTTCAGAACGGATTGTAGCTGATGATTTTTTTAGTTTACCTCATCGTTTAATTTTTCGTGAAATGCAAAAATTACTTGATCTCGGTAACCCTATTGATTTAATTACATTATCTGAATCATTGGAACAAAAAGGAAAATTAGACAGTGTAGGTAGATTTTCTTATTTAGCTGAGTTATCAAAAAATACACCCAGCACAGCTAATATTACTGCTTACGCAGATATAGTTCGAGAACGTGCTATAGTAAGGGAAATGATTTTAGTAGCAAACAAAATTGCTAATGCTGGATATTATCCTCAAGGTAGAAATAGTGAAGAATTATTAGATTATGCTGAATCTAGTGTATTTAAAATTGCCGAAAAAAGATATAAAAAAGATGTAGGACCTAAAAATATTGAACAAATACTTACTCTAACTATAGAAAATATAGAAAAACTTTTTCAAAATCCACATGATGGTATCACAGGAATTAATACAGGATATCAAGATCTAAATAAAAAAACATCAGGCTTACAACGTTCTGATTTAATTATTATTGCAGCACGACCTTCTATGGGTAAAACAACTTTTGCTATGAATTTATGCGAAAATTCAGCCATGATTTATGATAAACCTGTTTTAATATTTAGTTTAGAAATGCCTGTAGAACAAATTATGATAAGAATGCTAGCATCTTTATCTAGAGTTAATCAAGCGAATATTCGTACTGGACAATTAACAGATGAAGATTGGTCCCGTATTTCTAGTACAATGAATATCTTATTAAAAAAGAAAAATATGTATATTGATGATTCGTCTGGTTTAACTCCTAGTGAAATTCGATCAAGAGCACGTCGTATATATCGTGAAAATAATGGATTAAGTCTAATAATGGTAGATTATTTACAACTCATGCGTGTTCCATCTCTTTCAGATAATAGAACATTAGAAATAGCAGAAATTTCTAGATCTTTAAAATCTTTAGCAAAAGAATTACAAGTACCAGTAATAGCATTATCTCAATTAAATCGATCTTTAGAACAAAGATCAGATAAAAGACCAATAAATTCTGACTTAAGAGAATCTGGATCACTAGAACAAGATGCTGACCTAATTATGTTTATATATCGTGATGAAGTATATCATGCGGATAGCGATTTAAAAGGAATTGCTGAAATTATTATTGGAAAACAAAGAAATGGTCCTATCGGTAGCATTAGATTAACTTTTAATGGACATTGGTCTAGATTTGACAATTATTCTGGAACTCAATATAACGAAGAATAA
- the gshB gene encoding glutathione synthase translates to MTIKLGIVMDSIKNIDIKKDSSFAILLKAQEKKYQIYYMEINDLYLIKNKSYARTRLLKIEKNKTKWFYFISEQYIKLSQLNIILMRKDPPCDSKFIYATYILESAEKEGVLVINKPQSLRDCNEKIFATSFPDLTPDSLVTSNSLLIRKFIKQHNDVIIKPINSMGGNSIFRINKNDHNISVILEIMTKKNNSYCMVQNYLPEIKLGDKRILIIDGKPFPWCLARKPQKGETRGNLSAGGIGITQKLSEDDYKIANYVALKLKNMGLFFVGIDIIGNKLTEINITSPTCICEIESYCKISITELIIDGIEKKLSQKDKHI, encoded by the coding sequence ATGACAATTAAACTCGGTATAGTAATGGATTCTATTAAAAATATTGATATTAAAAAAGATTCCAGTTTTGCTATTTTATTAAAAGCACAAGAAAAAAAATATCAAATTTACTATATGGAAATAAATGATTTGTATTTAATAAAAAATAAAAGTTATGCTAGAACAAGATTGTTAAAAATAGAAAAAAATAAAACGAAATGGTTTTATTTTATATCAGAACAATATATTAAATTATCTCAATTAAATATTATTTTAATGAGAAAAGATCCTCCTTGCGATAGTAAATTTATTTATGCTACGTATATATTAGAATCAGCAGAAAAAGAGGGGGTACTCGTTATTAATAAACCTCAAAGTTTAAGAGATTGTAATGAAAAAATATTCGCAACATCATTTCCTGATCTCACTCCTGATAGTTTAGTAACAAGTAATTCTTTATTAATACGAAAATTTATAAAACAACATAATGATGTAATTATTAAACCAATTAATAGTATGGGAGGAAACTCTATTTTTCGCATTAATAAAAATGACCATAATATTTCAGTTATTCTTGAAATTATGACTAAAAAAAATAACTCTTATTGTATGGTACAAAACTACTTACCTGAAATTAAATTAGGAGATAAACGAATTTTAATTATAGATGGTAAACCTTTTCCTTGGTGTTTAGCTAGAAAACCACAAAAAGGAGAAACAAGAGGAAATTTATCTGCTGGAGGTATAGGTATAACTCAAAAATTAAGTGAAGATGATTATAAGATTGCTAACTATGTTGCATTAAAATTAAAAAATATGGGATTATTTTTCGTCGGTATTGACATTATTGGTAATAAATTAACTGAAATTAATATCACTAGTCCAACATGTATATGTGAAATTGAATCTTACTGTAAAATATCTATAACTGAATTAATTATAGATGGAATTGAGAAAAAATTGTCTCAGAAAGACAAACACATTTAA